In Thalassophryne amazonica chromosome 4, fThaAma1.1, whole genome shotgun sequence, a genomic segment contains:
- the timm8b gene encoding mitochondrial import inner membrane translocase subunit Tim8 B: MDSLDRFNASEKAEASELQRMIAVEQQKAQFQAQVHNFTDVCWDKCVDSPGSKLDYRTETCLVNCVERFIDTTLTITNRFSQMVQKGTH; the protein is encoded by the exons ATGGACAGTTTGGATCGTTTTAACGCGTCGGAGAAAGCCGAAGCGTCCGAACTTCAACGGATGATCGCTGTGGAGCAGCAGAAAGCGCAATTTCAGGCCCAG GTGCATAATTTCACGGATGTGTGCTGGGATAAGTGTGTGGACAGTCCCGGATCGAAGCTGGACTACAGGACGGAGACGTGCTTGGTGAACTGTGTGGAGCGCTTCATTGACACCACCCTAACCATCACCAACCGCTTCTCACAGATGGTGCAGAAAGGCACGCATTAA